A stretch of Pygocentrus nattereri isolate fPygNat1 chromosome 8, fPygNat1.pri, whole genome shotgun sequence DNA encodes these proteins:
- the LOC108410568 gene encoding NADH-cytochrome b5 reductase 2 isoform X1, with translation MEKILTFPVVIGLFAVLTTVLFFLLKSGSSSRRKSSKLPRTLQDPTVKYPLPLVEKEEITHDTKRFRFGLPSSVHVLGLPVGQHVYLSARVNGSLVIRAYTPVSSDENQGFVDLVVKVYYKNTHPNFPEGGKMSQYLNDMKIGDSIDFRGPNGLLVYNGNGQFAIRPDKKSDARVRRFRNVGMIAGGTGVTPMLQLIRCITADPTDNTKCSLIFANQTEKDILLRKELDEVLRNHPDKLNLWYTLDKPPQGWKYSAGFIDAAMIKEHLPPPASDVLIVLCGPPPMIQNACLPNLTKLGYKEENIFAY, from the exons ATGGAGAAGATTCTG ACGTTCCCAGTGGTGATTGGGCTGTTTGCAGTGTTAACCACTGTACTCTTCTTCCTCCTGAAATCAGGATCCTCCAGTAGGAGAAAGAGCAGCAAACTTCCCCGAACCCTGCAGGACCCCACTGTTAAATACCCGCTGCCACTCGTTGAGAAGGAG gaaattacaCACGACACCAAGAGATTCCGCTTCGGCCTCCCTTCCTCTGTTCATGTGCTTGGTCTTCCAGTCG GTCAGCATGTGTACCTGTCTGCTAGAGTCAATGGGAGTTTAGTGATCCGGGCCTACACTCCGGTCTCCAGTGACGAGAACCAGGGCTTTGTGGACCTTGTAGTGAAA GTCTATTACAAAAACACCCACCCAAACTTCCCTGAGGGCGGCAAGATGTCCCAGTACCTGAACGACATGAAGATTGGCGACAGCATTGACTTCCGAGGGCCAAACGGCCTGCTGGTGTACAACGGAAACG GTCAGTTTGCTATTCGGCCTGATAAAAAGTCTGATGCCAGGGTGCGGAGGTTCAGAAACGTGGGTATGATCGCAGGTGGCACAG GCGTTACTCCAATGTTGCAGCTAATCCGCTGTATAACAGCAGATCCTACAGATAACACCAAGTGCTCCCTGATTTTCGCCAACCAA ACCGAGAAGGATATTTTGCTAAGGAAGGAGCTCGATGAGGTTCTGAGGAACCACCCTGATAAACTCAACCTGTGGTACACACTGGACAAGCCTCCACAAG GCTGGAAATACAGCGCAGGATTCATTGACGCTGCAATGATAAAAGAGCACCTGCCCCCTCCAGCCAGTGACGTGCTGATTGTGCTGTGTGGCCCGCCCCCCATGATCCAGAATGCCTGCCTGCCTAACCTCACGAAGCTGGGCTACAAAGAAGAGAACATTTTTGCATATTAA
- the LOC108410568 gene encoding NADH-cytochrome b5 reductase 2 isoform X2, with protein MDPHRAGSSSRRKSSKLPRTLQDPTVKYPLPLVEKEEITHDTKRFRFGLPSSVHVLGLPVGQHVYLSARVNGSLVIRAYTPVSSDENQGFVDLVVKVYYKNTHPNFPEGGKMSQYLNDMKIGDSIDFRGPNGLLVYNGNGQFAIRPDKKSDARVRRFRNVGMIAGGTGVTPMLQLIRCITADPTDNTKCSLIFANQTEKDILLRKELDEVLRNHPDKLNLWYTLDKPPQGWKYSAGFIDAAMIKEHLPPPASDVLIVLCGPPPMIQNACLPNLTKLGYKEENIFAY; from the exons atggaccctcacagagcag GATCCTCCAGTAGGAGAAAGAGCAGCAAACTTCCCCGAACCCTGCAGGACCCCACTGTTAAATACCCGCTGCCACTCGTTGAGAAGGAG gaaattacaCACGACACCAAGAGATTCCGCTTCGGCCTCCCTTCCTCTGTTCATGTGCTTGGTCTTCCAGTCG GTCAGCATGTGTACCTGTCTGCTAGAGTCAATGGGAGTTTAGTGATCCGGGCCTACACTCCGGTCTCCAGTGACGAGAACCAGGGCTTTGTGGACCTTGTAGTGAAA GTCTATTACAAAAACACCCACCCAAACTTCCCTGAGGGCGGCAAGATGTCCCAGTACCTGAACGACATGAAGATTGGCGACAGCATTGACTTCCGAGGGCCAAACGGCCTGCTGGTGTACAACGGAAACG GTCAGTTTGCTATTCGGCCTGATAAAAAGTCTGATGCCAGGGTGCGGAGGTTCAGAAACGTGGGTATGATCGCAGGTGGCACAG GCGTTACTCCAATGTTGCAGCTAATCCGCTGTATAACAGCAGATCCTACAGATAACACCAAGTGCTCCCTGATTTTCGCCAACCAA ACCGAGAAGGATATTTTGCTAAGGAAGGAGCTCGATGAGGTTCTGAGGAACCACCCTGATAAACTCAACCTGTGGTACACACTGGACAAGCCTCCACAAG GCTGGAAATACAGCGCAGGATTCATTGACGCTGCAATGATAAAAGAGCACCTGCCCCCTCCAGCCAGTGACGTGCTGATTGTGCTGTGTGGCCCGCCCCCCATGATCCAGAATGCCTGCCTGCCTAACCTCACGAAGCTGGGCTACAAAGAAGAGAACATTTTTGCATATTAA
- the LOC108410563 gene encoding rab15 effector protein-like isoform X3, with the protein MNQMENQAKAKSKIFRCLWSSSSYASATSLFSDCIRVATSRTLEYLLFSDPENKFQPSPAALCEIFLMTYIQRSNQINLANTFNCTVMTQEQRVILGADWVWALLDLPSKNPRIQIVVQVLHPPEKMKENVEERSSDAYMEILHMAGMEPSEKTRAERMVEFCSAIGRTCFALFLFFGHKNDPANIYGLLSNNLHVAVGRCVRIDQAFIENFFRGARHLASPAGMLQAVLNKDNDPLTMLVKFT; encoded by the coding sequence ATGAACCAAATGGAGAACCAAGCCAAAGCTAAATCCAAGATATTCAGATGCCTGTGGTCAAGTTCCAGTTATGCTTCAGCCACATCTCTGTTTAGTGACTGCATTCGTGTGGCCACATCCAGGACCCTTGAATACCTTCTCTTCTCCGACCCAGAAAACAAGTTCCAGCCAAGTCCTGCAGCCCTCTGCGAGATCTTCCTCATGACTTACATCCAGCGCAGCAACCAGATAAACCTTGCAAATACTTTCAACTGCACGGTCATGACCCAGGAGCAGAGGGTCATCCTGGGGGCAGATTGGGTCTGGGCACTGCTGGACCTGCCCAGCAAAAACCCTAGAATCCAAATCGTCGTTCAGGTCCTGCATCCTCCAGAGAAAATGAAGGAGAACGTTGAGGAACGTTCCTCGGATGCCTACATGGAGATCTTGCATATGGCTGGCATGGAGCCCAGTGAGAAAACTCGAGCTGAGAGAATGGTGGAGTTCTGCTCTGCAATTGGAAGGACCTGCTTtgctcttttcctcttctttggCCACAAGAATGACCCGGCAAACATCTACGGGCTTTTGAGCAACAATCTACACGTGGCTGTTGGGAGGTGTGTTCGAATTGACCAGGCATTTATAGAGAATTTCTTCAGAGGGGCCAGACACTTAGCTAGTCCAGCTGGAATGTTGCAAGCAGTGCTGAATAAGGATAATGACCCACTCACCATGCTGGTCAAGTTCACCTAA